One Frankia alni ACN14a DNA window includes the following coding sequences:
- a CDS encoding TetR/AcrR family transcriptional regulator has product MPTPDPLPTPGPRQDATDAGSPIPGRDTLPAERVTPAPGGDAWLPQRRRAPYPASQAIGAEGARACQEIIAAARRLFVERGYHGTSVQAVAEATGRSDAAFYQYFRGKLEVFRIFFEELGVDLVDHFQRLPVLSAGPAGFAVFRAWLGELGAVLRRHSPVFAEWPLSTAEAALVDNASVDNPSEEYLQVLAASLPSRLARADTGGVDTRVLSVAVICIVEWTHIVSDARGRVARHPGEDEALHDALAGMIHRSFFPPPEPAPRSCEPTPHSPGPSPTGPVPRPDLAALARAAGIAGPTGTARTAGPSSGEVPAQRDAPLPPGLRRSVTGRGRSTVETIAEAAVAAFEQRGLAGTSVNDIIARSGVAHGTFYRYWTDRTAIFTTLAHRAAVHICDHFDALLAVGTVDELTCWLDDWLRIVERHGTVFHIWTCEILDNPPLWPLARAVRLHLEDVVARLPTPRPTATTPTNTEPTNTTPTTMTIVLWTVLTEFPYNAWLRHPVLTREQVLHCLTLLMARGVLGLQDATVTNGRAESTRSG; this is encoded by the coding sequence CCCCATCCCCGGGAGGGACACGCTCCCCGCCGAAAGGGTCACGCCCGCTCCTGGCGGGGACGCGTGGCTGCCGCAGCGCCGGCGTGCCCCGTATCCGGCCAGCCAGGCGATCGGCGCGGAGGGCGCCCGCGCCTGCCAGGAGATCATCGCCGCGGCGCGGCGACTGTTCGTCGAACGCGGCTACCACGGCACGAGCGTCCAGGCGGTGGCCGAGGCCACCGGCCGTTCCGACGCCGCCTTCTACCAGTACTTCCGCGGCAAGCTGGAGGTCTTTCGGATCTTCTTCGAGGAGCTCGGCGTCGACCTGGTCGACCACTTCCAGCGGCTGCCGGTGCTCAGCGCGGGACCAGCGGGGTTCGCGGTGTTCCGGGCCTGGCTGGGCGAGCTCGGCGCCGTGCTGCGCCGCCACTCACCGGTGTTCGCCGAATGGCCGCTGTCCACCGCGGAGGCCGCCCTCGTCGACAACGCGTCCGTCGACAACCCGTCCGAGGAGTACCTGCAGGTGCTCGCCGCGAGCCTGCCGTCGCGGCTGGCCCGCGCCGACACCGGCGGGGTGGACACCCGGGTGCTCTCCGTCGCCGTGATCTGCATCGTCGAGTGGACGCACATCGTCTCCGACGCCCGCGGCAGGGTCGCGCGGCACCCCGGCGAGGACGAGGCGCTGCACGACGCCCTCGCCGGCATGATCCACCGCTCGTTCTTCCCGCCCCCCGAACCGGCCCCCCGCTCCTGCGAACCGACCCCGCACTCCCCCGGCCCGTCCCCCACCGGCCCCGTCCCCCGCCCGGATCTCGCCGCGCTGGCCCGCGCCGCCGGCATCGCCGGTCCCACCGGCACGGCTCGCACCGCCGGCCCGTCATCCGGCGAGGTCCCCGCGCAGCGGGACGCGCCGCTGCCGCCGGGGCTGCGCAGGTCTGTCACCGGTCGGGGGCGCTCCACCGTGGAGACGATCGCCGAGGCGGCGGTCGCGGCCTTCGAGCAGCGCGGGCTCGCCGGCACCAGCGTCAACGACATCATCGCCCGCTCCGGCGTCGCGCACGGAACCTTCTACCGTTACTGGACCGACCGCACGGCCATCTTCACGACGCTGGCGCACCGCGCCGCGGTGCACATCTGCGACCACTTCGACGCGCTGCTCGCCGTGGGCACCGTCGACGAGCTGACCTGCTGGCTCGACGACTGGCTGCGCATCGTCGAGCGGCACGGCACCGTGTTCCACATCTGGACCTGCGAGATCCTGGACAACCCGCCGCTGTGGCCACTGGCCCGCGCGGTGCGCCTCCATCTCGAGGACGTCGTCGCCCGCCTGCCCACCCCCCGGCCCACCGCCACGACGCCCACCAACACGGAGCCCACCAACACGACGCCGACCACCATGACGATCGTGTTGTGGACGGTGCTCACCGAGTTCCCCTACAACGCCTGGCTGCGCCATCCGGTGCTCACCCGCGAACAGGTGCTGCACTGCCTGACCCTGCTCATGGCCCGCGGCGTCCTCGGCCTGCAGGACGCGACGGTCACCAACGGACGGGCGGAATCCACCCGCTCTGGCTGA